The sequence below is a genomic window from Halolamina litorea.
CGCAGGTCTCGCCCAGACAGATCTCCTCGGAGATGTGGATCTGGTCGGGGTCGCCCTCGGCGGCGTCGTCGCCCCGGAGCGTGATGCACTCCTTGCCCGTCCGGTTGGGCGGGCAGAAGTTCTGACACTCGTAGTTGCACCGGTCGGGCTGGCAGCGATCCAGGTCGACGACCGCGATACTGTCACTCGACATCAGAAGGTCACTCCGGTCGAGAGGACGACGGTGTAGCTCAGGAACCAGAGTGCGAACGTCATGAACGCGACGTAGAGGTTGTCCTTCAGGCCGAACTCCGAGATGTCGACCCCGACCGCATAGAGGATCGGATACTGGACGACGACGAACGCCGCGACCACCGCCAGCTGGTCCCGTGTCACCATCGACGCGGGGTCGATGCCGATCACCATCGCGCTCACGACGGTGGCGGCGATGCCCGCCAGACAGGCGAGTGTCGTGACGGTTACCCCGCGGATGTGGTCCGAAAGCCCGCGAGAACTCTCCGTAGCCATGCCGAAGACTCCGTGATCCGCCGACAAAAGGGGTTCGCTTGGGCCGCCGATGCTGGTCCGCGTCACCAGTCCACGAAGACTTTATCACCGTGGAGGTTTCGATTCGTAATGATGACCGATACTGATGGGGAGGGGCTCGACGACCTCCCGCCAAGTGCCAAGCTCGTGTTCAAAGTACTCGAGTACGACGGCCCGCTGACCCAGAAGGGGATCGTCGAGGAGTCGATGCTCTCCGCGCGAACCGTCCGCTACGCGCTCGAACGGCTGGAAGGGATCGGGGTCGTCGACGAGGACGTCTACTTCGCCGACGCGCGCCAGAACCTCTACCAGCTGAACCCGCCCGAGCCAGTTCAGGCCGACGGCGGCGCCGAGGCCTGCTCCGGGCAGGCCGACTGATCGCTTCGGCTCAGTACCCCTCGACCATCCGTTCGACGTACTTCGCCATCACGTCCACTTCCAAGTGGACTGGATCGCCGACGGTTTTCTCCGAGAGCGTCGTGATCTCGCGCGTCGCCGGGATGATGGCGACCTCGAAGCTCTCCGCCCCGCGCTCGGCGACGGTGAGGCTGATCCCGTCGACCGCGATCGACCCCTTCGAGACGACGTACTGACTCATCGCCTCGGGCAGCGAGAACGTGTAGCGCCAGTCCTCCCCGACCTGCTCGATGGCTTCGACGGTCGCAGTCGTGTCGACGTGACCCTGGACGACGTGGCCGTCGAAGCGGCCGTCCGCGGGGAGCGCGCGCTCGACGTTGACGGCGTCGCCGACGCCGAGTTCGCCGAGGTAGGTCTTCTCGACGGTCTCGGCGGCGAGGAACACCTCGAACCACTCCTCGTCGATATCGAACGATTCGACGGTGAGACAGACGCCGCTGACGCTGACCGACTGGCCGTGGTGGAGGTCGTCCAGCCCCGACGCCGCGACGGTGAGCCGTCGCCCGTCCTCGGTCTCGCTTACGTCCGTGATCTCGCCCGTCCGCTCGACGATGCCGGTGAACACGCCCGCTCCTCCGCGGCGGCGTCTCAAGAGCGTTTCCACTCCCGAATCCGTGACGCCGGGAGGGTTTTGCCCCCCGACCGCCTACGGGGGAGCGATGCGACTCGGTTTGCTGGAGACCGTCGGCATGGCGGCCAGCCTCGTGTTCGCGATTCCGTTGGGGATCTACGCCCTCGAGCGACTGCTCGGCGGCGAGACGCTGTTCGGTGCCGCCTTCCTCGCCGTCGCGGTGCTGATGGTGCTGCTCCCACGGTACCTGACGACCCCCGGCGACCTCCCCGGGAAGGTCGTCGAGCGCGCCGTCGGAGGCGTCGTCGCCGAGCCCGAGGAGGAAGAGGAGGAGTAGGCCGGCGACCGGCCGGCCGTTCGTCAGCACCGACCGGCCCGACAGCCGGATCGACGACGACACGACAGGCTCTCTGGGCGCGTTCTCCGTGAAAAGATCCAGTGGGGCTACTCGGCGTTGACCGGCGTGAACCGGACCGGATAGCTCGCCAGTCGCTCGTACCCGTCCTCGGTGACGGCGACGAGGTCCTCGATGCGAACGCCGCCGATGTCGGGGTCGTAGACGCCCGGCTCGATCGTGACGACGTTGCCGGCCTGAAGCGGAGTGTCCGCACGCAGCGACGGCCCCTCGTGGAGGCTCACCCCGACGCCGTGGCCGACGCCGTGGGTGAAACCCACCTCCGAGGAGTCGATCCGGAAGCCGTGAGCGGTGAGTTCGGCGGCCGCTTCCTCGTGGACCGTCCCGGCCGTGGCGCCCGCCTCGACGTTCGTGAGCGCCTCCTCGTGGGCGGCCTCGACGGCGACGAACGCACGACGCTCCCAGCCGCCGTCGCTGCCGACGACGAACGTTCTGGTGAGGTCGCCGTAGTAGCCGTGTGGCCCACGGGGGGAGATGTCGAGGAGGACCGTCTCGCCCGGCGCGATGTGGTCGATCCCGGTGTAGTGGAGGTCCGCCGCGGTCGATCCGGAACCGATGACGGTGTTGCCGGCACTCCGGATGCCGTGGCTGGCCATCTCGGCGTCGACCTCGCGGCGGAGGATCTCGGTGGTGAGCGGTTCGCCCTCGAACAGCAGGTCGTCGCCGTCAGGTTCGGCGGCCGCGAGGACGGCCTCGGCTCGGGCCATCCCGCGGCAGGTGACCGCCTGCACGCGGCTGAGACAGGCCAGTTCGGCCTCGGTTTTCGTCAGGCGCGCGTCGTCGACGGCCGTCGTCGAAGAGAGTTCGTAGCCGGCGTTTTCGAGGTAGAGCGCGGCGTCGTGGGGGATGTCCGCGGGTGTGAGCACGGTGTCCGAGTCGGCGTCGGCGAGGTCGTCGAGCACGTTCGCCGCGCGGCGGCCGGCGGGGCCGCGCTGGCCCTCCGTCCGGACCTCGCGGGCGACGCCGTCGTCCGGCGCGGCGTCGACGAACTCCGTCTCGGCCTGTTCGTCGAACAGCCCCGGCGCGGTGAGGGCCGCACGGTCGGCGGTCACGACGACCGCGTAGTCACGGTCCGGCCCGCCGAACCGCGAGAGGTACCGAACGTCGTCGGCGAAGCGGTCGCCGACGGCGACGAACCCCGCGGCGCCGGCGTCCTCGACTGCGTCGGCAATCGGCGAGAGGTCAGTCTGTGGGGGTTCCGGATGGTCCGCGGCGACCTCGGGTGCGCCCGGCGCCAGCCCGCTCATGGCTCGGGTTCGGGGGTGTCGAGTTCCTCCTGTACCTCCGCGATCAGCTCCCCGGGCGGGTCCTCGCGAAGTTCGTCGAACAGGAGCACGCTGATCGGCAGCGTCGGCGCTCCCGTGACGAGGTTCTCCATGAGGACGAGGCGCTCGCGAGCACGGGACATCCCGACGTAGAACACACGGCGCTCGTTGTCGGTCAGGATCGGCACGGGGTCGGTGTTCTTGGTGAACTCCTCGTCGCCCGGCGTCTCCAGCCCCTGCTGGTCGGCCTGTGCGGCCATCTGCTCGACGACCTTCTCGGTCAGGTCGGTCGCCACGAACACGTGGTCGGCCTCACGACCCTTCGAGGAGTGGATGGTGCCGACGCGGACGCGGTCGGGATCCATCCCGCGGTAGTCGCCCTCGAAGTACGCCTTCATCGACTTGCGCTGGAAGGAGGTGATCTTCCGGGCCATGTCGGCGGCGCTGCGGGGGCCGGGCATGAACGGCACGGCGTCCTCGACGGCGTCGGGGGCGACCGGGATCTCCGCGAGGTCGTCGGTCGCGGCCTGCTCCTCCAGATCGTCGATCAGGTCGTAGAGGTCGTCGCGCTCGCCGCTACCGAACGCCGAGTCCTGCAGGATGTCCGCCAGCCGTCGGGCCTGGAGCGCCGTGAGGCGCTCGCCCTGGGAGACGGACTCGATCGCTCGGACGTAGTCGGTCAGTCGGTCGGTCCAGAGCCGCTGGTCGGTGAGTGAGGAGAACGGCATCCCCTCGCCGATGAACTCGTCGACGAAGTCGAACATCTGGTAGCGCGCCCGGAACAGCAGCATGACGCTGCCGTCGCCGTCCTCGCGGGCGTTCTCCTGTTCGATCGTGTGACGGACGTTCCGGACCAGTTCGAGCATCGACGGCGACTCGGCGGCCTCGACGGCGCCGCCCTCCTTGCGGGGCCGGAGGTCCTTCTCCTGTCGCTTGTCGATGTGGCGGATCTCCTTGTTGACGACGTTGAGCACGCGCGAGGGCAGTCGGTAGGAGTTGGGCAGCACCACGTCCTCGTCGACGTCCTCGTCGAGCAGCAGGTCCGGGTCGGCGCCCTGCCACGCGTAGACGACCTGGTCGTCGTCGCCGGCGATGAGGGACTTCTTCAGGTGGGGTTTCCACTCCTCGTAGACCCGGGACTGCAGCGTCGTGATGTCCTGGAACTCGTCAATGATGAGGTAGTCGACACCGGGCTGGAGCGAGCGCTGGGCGACCCGTTCGAGCATGTCCGCGAAGCCGATGATCCCCTGTTCGCCCTTGTAGTTGCGCCAGCCACGGATCGCCTCGGGCACGTCGAGGCGGTCGTCGTCGGAGGACCACGTCGGGGTGTACTTGTTCCCCTCCTGGGCGTTGGGGTCGATCTCCGGCGGGAGCCGCACCTCCTCCACGTCCCACTTGAACGGGACGTCGTACCAGTCGGCAACGTCGCGGTCGGTCCGCTGGAGCCACTGGGAGGTCGCGATCACCTTGTTCCCGAGCGTCGTCGACCGGGCGGTCCGCCGGCCGGCGCCGGACTTCTCGTCCTCGAACTCGATGCCGAAGTCCTCACAGAACTCCTCCTTGTCGCTCTCGCCGACGACGTCGCCCCGCGAGAGGTCGAGCAGTTCGTAGGCCTTCGCGTGCATCGTCGCGACGTTGCCCTGCAGCGCTCGGGGGGTCGTGTCGAGGCGCTCGGCGAGGCGTTCGCGGATCTCCGCGGCGGCCGCGCGAGTGTAGGAGACGACGAGCACGTCGCGGACGGTCACGTCCGGTTCCTCGAGCAGTTCTTCGACTCGGTCGAGGAGCGCGGTCGTCTTCCCGCTCCCGGGCCCACCGAACAGGCGCGTCACGTGGGCGTCCGTTTCGGTCATTACCGGTGACAAGGCCCGGTCGACAATAAGGAGGAGGGTTCAGCGGACGCTGGACGGACGGCTCAGTACGTCAGGAAGGGTAGGGGGACGACGCGGACGGGCTACGGCCGCCACCCGCAGACCGAACACTCCATCGCGGCGGACTCGTGAAGTCCGCCGCAGTCCGGACACTGTTTCTTGTTATATGACTCCTCCCAGCCCGGCGCCTCCGTCTCGTGGCCCCGGTCTTCGAGGAACTCGTCGAACAGTTCGTCGGCGGAGTGCTGCTCTGACGTCGCCATGCATGCCACAGTATGCCACACTACTAGGTAAATCTTGTGCCCCCATGCCACACTACTTATCCACATGGCCGGACCCCCTCCGTGGGCGCCGACGAACGTCGACGCTGTCGGGTGGTTCTTCCCGAACGGCGCCGCCGCTCCGGGGTCGTTGCTCGTCCGAAAGAAAGCCGCGAACCGCGCCGATTACCGCTTAGTTCCCGCGTCGGTTCGCCACGAAGGCCGCGCCGATCAGGGCGAGGACCGTCAGGGCGAGGCCGAAGCCGGGGCCGCTGGTCTCGGTCTCGTCCGAGGAGTTGCTGCTGTCGGAGGAGTCACTGTCGTCGGACGAGTCGCTGTCGTCCGGCGCGTCAGTCTCGTCCATCGAGTTGCTGCCGTCGTCGGAGGAGGCGGTCTCGGTCGGCTCCTCGGTGGAGTCGTCCATCGGCTCCTCGGTGGCCGTGTCGGTCGGCGCCTCGGTCATCGTCTCGGTCGGCGTCGCCGTCTCGGTCTCGTCGGACGAGGACGTGCTCTCCTCGATGGTCAGGGTCGCGTCACCGTCGCCCCCGCTGCTCTGGGGGTTGATGTCGAGGTTGACCTGGTAGTCGCCCGCGGCGGGGTTCTCGACAGTCTCGATCTGGACGACGACCTCGTCGCCAGTGTTGAGGCTGTAGGAGCCGCCGAACTTGAGCGTCAGCGTGCCGCCGTTGTTGCTGTGCTGGACGGAGTCCATGTCGTCGGACACGTCCTGGTCGATGGCGGCGCCGGAGCTGTCGTCACCCTCGTCGATCCCGACGGCGACGACGTCCTCGACGCCGACGTTGCTCACGTTCATCCCGGCGTTGGAGTAGTCGAGCGTGAAGCCGTTGAGCGAGCCCGTGGAGGTGTTACCCACCGTCAGCGTCGCGGTGTGAGTCGACGTTTCCTCGGGCGCCGCGGACGACGCGCTGATCGAGGGGTTCGATGCGGCGGCGACGGAACCGACGACGGCGCCGAGCGCGACGATCGCGACAAGCGCCAGTGTTCGGAGTTTCGTGTTCATAGTTACTGGACGGGCACCCCACATCCCGGACTGCCCGCTTATTGTGACCAGACTCGAGCCACACGGATAACGGCTGGGGCCACGGTTCAGGTACCTGTCGTGAAACCGGCGTCCTCGGGGGCTGAGTCGTGTGAATCGCTCACGCGAGTCGTGCGACGAATCGGCACGAGCCGGCAGGGTTTTGCGCCGACCGGCCGACCCGAGGGCTATGGCCGGACGCTACTACGAGGAGTTCGAGGTCGGCGAGACCATCGAGCACGCGAAGCGCCGCACCGTCTCCGAAGCGGACAACCAGTCGTTCTGCGACATGACGATGAACCAGCAGCCCCTCCACCTCGACGCCGAGTTCGCCGCCGACACCCAGTTCGGCGGCCGGTTGGTCAACGGCCTCTACACGATGTCGCTGGCGGTCGGGCTCTCGATCCCCGACACCACCGACGGCACCATCGTCGCCAACCTCAGCTACGACAACGTCGAGCACCCCAACCCGGTCTACCACGGCGACACGCTCTACGCCCGGTCGACGGTCACCGACAAGCGCGAGACCAGCGACGGCGAGCGCGGCGTCGTCACCATGCACGTCGAGGCCTACAAGGTGAGTGAGGACGGCGACGGCCCGGACGGCGACACGCTCGTCTGTGAGTTCGACCGCACCGCGCTGAGCCTGAAACGCGAGCACGCCGAGTGAGGCGTCGATGGACCCGGTAACCGCGACGCTCCGGCGCTGGCTCGCGCCCGTCGTCGAGCGTACCGACACCGCGGCCGTCGCCCGCCTTGGCCTCGGGTCGATGCTCGTGCTCGCGGGGGTCCACAAGCTGCTCGACCCGGGCGCGTGGGCGCTCTACGTCACGGACTGGCTGGCGCCGTGGCTGCTCGTGAGCCCGACGACGTTCATGCTCCTGAACGGTCCGCCGGAGGTTCTGGTCGGCGTCCTCCTGCTGGTCGACCGCTACGTCGCGCCCGCGACGGCCGTCGCGGCCGTCTCGCTCCCGGCGACGGTGGCCTACCTCGCGGTCGTCGCCGTCATCGACGGCGCGTTCGTCGACGTGCTGATCCGGGACGTGGGGCTGACCGCGCTCGCGTGGGTCGTGTTGCTCGACACGCTGGCGGACTAGCTCACCGAGAGGATCGTCACCGCGTTGATCCCGACGGCCGCCCACGAGGGGAGCGCCAGCCCGAGCGGGACGAAGTAGCGGTGGCGGTGTGCGTTGCCGTCGAGGTGGGGAAGCAGCCGCCACGCGAGGTAGCCGACGGCGAGCGCGAACCCCTTGAGCAACAGCCCCGCACGGAGGAGGCCGAACTCGTCGATGAACACGCGGGCGACGTGGTTCCGTTCGGCGAGCCCGATCGA
It includes:
- a CDS encoding ArsR family transcriptional regulator, whose amino-acid sequence is MTDTDGEGLDDLPPSAKLVFKVLEYDGPLTQKGIVEESMLSARTVRYALERLEGIGVVDEDVYFADARQNLYQLNPPEPVQADGGAEACSGQAD
- a CDS encoding riboflavin synthase; protein product: MFTGIVERTGEITDVSETEDGRRLTVAASGLDDLHHGQSVSVSGVCLTVESFDIDEEWFEVFLAAETVEKTYLGELGVGDAVNVERALPADGRFDGHVVQGHVDTTATVEAIEQVGEDWRYTFSLPEAMSQYVVSKGSIAVDGISLTVAERGAESFEVAIIPATREITTLSEKTVGDPVHLEVDVMAKYVERMVEGY
- a CDS encoding DUF7533 family protein, which produces MRLGLLETVGMAASLVFAIPLGIYALERLLGGETLFGAAFLAVAVLMVLLPRYLTTPGDLPGKVVERAVGGVVAEPEEEEEE
- a CDS encoding M24 family metallopeptidase; its protein translation is MSGLAPGAPEVAADHPEPPQTDLSPIADAVEDAGAAGFVAVGDRFADDVRYLSRFGGPDRDYAVVVTADRAALTAPGLFDEQAETEFVDAAPDDGVAREVRTEGQRGPAGRRAANVLDDLADADSDTVLTPADIPHDAALYLENAGYELSSTTAVDDARLTKTEAELACLSRVQAVTCRGMARAEAVLAAAEPDGDDLLFEGEPLTTEILRREVDAEMASHGIRSAGNTVIGSGSTAADLHYTGIDHIAPGETVLLDISPRGPHGYYGDLTRTFVVGSDGGWERRAFVAVEAAHEEALTNVEAGATAGTVHEEAAAELTAHGFRIDSSEVGFTHGVGHGVGVSLHEGPSLRADTPLQAGNVVTIEPGVYDPDIGGVRIEDLVAVTEDGYERLASYPVRFTPVNAE
- a CDS encoding UvrD-helicase domain-containing protein, coding for MTETDAHVTRLFGGPGSGKTTALLDRVEELLEEPDVTVRDVLVVSYTRAAAAEIRERLAERLDTTPRALQGNVATMHAKAYELLDLSRGDVVGESDKEEFCEDFGIEFEDEKSGAGRRTARSTTLGNKVIATSQWLQRTDRDVADWYDVPFKWDVEEVRLPPEIDPNAQEGNKYTPTWSSDDDRLDVPEAIRGWRNYKGEQGIIGFADMLERVAQRSLQPGVDYLIIDEFQDITTLQSRVYEEWKPHLKKSLIAGDDDQVVYAWQGADPDLLLDEDVDEDVVLPNSYRLPSRVLNVVNKEIRHIDKRQEKDLRPRKEGGAVEAAESPSMLELVRNVRHTIEQENAREDGDGSVMLLFRARYQMFDFVDEFIGEGMPFSSLTDQRLWTDRLTDYVRAIESVSQGERLTALQARRLADILQDSAFGSGERDDLYDLIDDLEEQAATDDLAEIPVAPDAVEDAVPFMPGPRSAADMARKITSFQRKSMKAYFEGDYRGMDPDRVRVGTIHSSKGREADHVFVATDLTEKVVEQMAAQADQQGLETPGDEEFTKNTDPVPILTDNERRVFYVGMSRARERLVLMENLVTGAPTLPISVLLFDELREDPPGELIAEVQEELDTPEPEP
- a CDS encoding HVO_0416 family zinc finger protein, with the protein product MATSEQHSADELFDEFLEDRGHETEAPGWEESYNKKQCPDCGGLHESAAMECSVCGWRP
- a CDS encoding PGF-CTERM sorting domain-containing protein encodes the protein MNTKLRTLALVAIVALGAVVGSVAAASNPSISASSAAPEETSTHTATLTVGNTSTGSLNGFTLDYSNAGMNVSNVGVEDVVAVGIDEGDDSSGAAIDQDVSDDMDSVQHSNNGGTLTLKFGGSYSLNTGDEVVVQIETVENPAAGDYQVNLDINPQSSGGDGDATLTIEESTSSSDETETATPTETMTEAPTDTATEEPMDDSTEEPTETASSDDGSNSMDETDAPDDSDSSDDSDSSDSSNSSDETETSGPGFGLALTVLALIGAAFVANRRGN
- a CDS encoding MaoC family dehydratase; this encodes MAGRYYEEFEVGETIEHAKRRTVSEADNQSFCDMTMNQQPLHLDAEFAADTQFGGRLVNGLYTMSLAVGLSIPDTTDGTIVANLSYDNVEHPNPVYHGDTLYARSTVTDKRETSDGERGVVTMHVEAYKVSEDGDGPDGDTLVCEFDRTALSLKREHAE
- a CDS encoding DoxX family membrane protein — protein: MDPVTATLRRWLAPVVERTDTAAVARLGLGSMLVLAGVHKLLDPGAWALYVTDWLAPWLLVSPTTFMLLNGPPEVLVGVLLLVDRYVAPATAVAAVSLPATVAYLAVVAVIDGAFVDVLIRDVGLTALAWVVLLDTLAD